In Salisediminibacterium beveridgei, one DNA window encodes the following:
- a CDS encoding heavy metal translocating P-type ATPase gives MAKKTVELPVTGMTCASCSSRIEKVLNKQEDVDATVNLTMERATVTYDEDKVTTEDIIQKIEKLGFSVDQETVEFDIEGMTCAACSARIEKVLGKTAGVDSVSVNLAMERGQVSYIPGLVDEQDLYDKVKKIGFKAKAIAGNEESKRDKKDEHVKRQKFLFIFALAFSLPLFVTMIDHFYPQEMLLPHWLMNGYFQWALATPVQFYAGWQFYRGAYKSLRGGSANMDVLVAMGTSAAYFYSVYLVLVGEVYLFFETSAVIITLILLGKLLEARAKGQTSEAIKKLMGMQARTATVVRNGAEVQVAIDDVQKGDIIKVKPGEKIPVDGIVTDGYSSVDESMLTGESIPVEKNKGDEMIGATINKNGSLYFEATKIGKETTLAQIIKVVEQAQGSKAPIQRMVDIISGYFVPGAVMIAILSFVGWYFFAGASFQVALINFTAVLVIACPCALGLATPTSIMVGTGKGAETGILYKGGEHLERAHHTDTVVLDKTGTITNGTPEVTNVMLLSNQLKDEAYLVKLAASIEAYSEHPLGEAIVHYAQEQEIETVKVDDFTAVPGHGLSGVIEGRKLLIGTRKLMISEDIDVSSFEEQMAELEQQGKTVMIVGFDGEAAALIAVADQVKETSQQAVRQLHDLGYEVVMLTGDNERTARAIAASVGIDQVFSEVLPEEKAMKVKELQKQGKRVIMVGDGINDAPALAMADIGMAIGTGTDVAMEAADITLMRGDLRSIPQAIRLSHLTMRNIKQNLFWAFIYNSIGLPIAALGFLAPWVAGAAMAFSSVSVVSNSLRLKRVKVD, from the coding sequence ATGGCAAAGAAAACGGTTGAGTTACCGGTAACGGGTATGACCTGCGCATCCTGTTCCTCACGTATAGAGAAAGTGCTGAATAAGCAGGAAGACGTGGACGCCACTGTTAACCTGACGATGGAGCGCGCTACGGTAACTTATGATGAGGATAAAGTTACCACAGAAGACATCATTCAGAAAATCGAGAAGCTCGGCTTTTCTGTTGATCAAGAAACTGTAGAATTTGATATCGAAGGAATGACCTGTGCGGCCTGTTCTGCCAGAATTGAAAAAGTGCTTGGGAAGACTGCAGGTGTCGATTCAGTATCCGTAAACCTCGCCATGGAACGTGGCCAGGTAAGTTATATTCCCGGTCTGGTCGATGAACAGGACCTCTATGATAAAGTGAAAAAAATCGGTTTTAAGGCAAAAGCCATTGCGGGAAATGAGGAAAGTAAACGCGATAAAAAGGATGAGCATGTGAAGAGACAGAAATTCCTCTTTATTTTCGCTCTCGCTTTCTCTCTGCCGTTATTTGTGACAATGATTGATCATTTCTACCCTCAGGAAATGCTGTTGCCTCATTGGCTGATGAATGGCTATTTCCAATGGGCTCTTGCAACACCGGTTCAATTCTATGCAGGCTGGCAATTCTACAGAGGTGCATATAAATCTCTGAGAGGCGGCAGCGCGAATATGGATGTTCTTGTAGCAATGGGGACATCCGCTGCTTACTTTTATTCAGTGTATCTTGTACTGGTTGGCGAAGTGTATTTGTTCTTTGAAACCAGTGCCGTTATCATTACGTTGATTTTACTTGGCAAACTGCTTGAAGCAAGAGCCAAAGGACAAACGTCAGAAGCGATCAAAAAACTGATGGGTATGCAGGCACGAACGGCAACGGTTGTTCGAAACGGCGCCGAAGTGCAGGTTGCAATTGATGATGTTCAAAAAGGTGATATCATTAAAGTGAAACCTGGGGAGAAAATTCCTGTAGACGGAATCGTCACAGATGGTTATTCTTCAGTTGATGAATCCATGCTGACAGGGGAAAGCATACCGGTTGAAAAGAACAAAGGCGATGAAATGATCGGGGCCACAATCAATAAGAATGGTTCGCTCTATTTTGAAGCAACTAAGATTGGAAAAGAAACCACTCTTGCGCAAATCATCAAAGTCGTGGAGCAGGCACAGGGTTCCAAAGCACCCATTCAGAGAATGGTGGATATTATTTCCGGCTATTTTGTTCCTGGTGCCGTTATGATTGCGATTTTGTCTTTTGTAGGCTGGTATTTTTTCGCGGGAGCTTCGTTTCAAGTTGCATTGATTAATTTCACCGCAGTACTTGTGATTGCCTGCCCTTGTGCATTAGGACTTGCTACACCAACATCAATCATGGTCGGCACAGGTAAAGGAGCAGAGACAGGTATATTGTATAAAGGCGGCGAACATTTGGAGAGAGCTCACCACACCGATACCGTCGTTCTCGATAAGACCGGTACGATTACCAATGGAACACCGGAAGTAACGAATGTTATGCTTTTGTCTAATCAATTAAAAGACGAAGCGTATCTGGTGAAATTGGCAGCTTCAATTGAAGCTTATTCGGAGCATCCATTGGGTGAAGCCATCGTGCATTATGCACAGGAACAGGAAATTGAAACCGTTAAAGTTGATGATTTTACCGCAGTGCCTGGTCATGGACTTTCAGGTGTCATCGAAGGAAGAAAATTGCTGATTGGTACCCGTAAACTGATGATAAGTGAAGACATTGATGTCAGTTCTTTTGAAGAGCAGATGGCTGAACTGGAGCAACAAGGAAAAACCGTTATGATTGTTGGTTTTGATGGTGAAGCAGCTGCACTGATTGCAGTGGCGGATCAAGTGAAAGAAACGTCTCAACAAGCCGTCCGTCAACTCCATGACTTAGGTTATGAGGTTGTGATGCTTACAGGTGATAATGAACGGACGGCTCGGGCAATTGCAGCTTCTGTCGGTATCGATCAGGTCTTCAGTGAAGTACTCCCTGAAGAAAAAGCCATGAAAGTAAAAGAACTTCAAAAGCAGGGGAAACGTGTTATTATGGTCGGTGACGGGATAAACGATGCGCCGGCACTTGCGATGGCAGATATCGGGATGGCGATTGGCACAGGAACGGATGTAGCCATGGAAGCAGCTGACATTACGCTGATGCGCGGGGATCTCCGCAGCATTCCGCAGGCAATCCGCTTGAGTCATCTGACTATGCGAAACATTAAACAGAATCTTTTCTGGGCTTTCATTTACAACTCCATCGGTCTACCGATAGCAGCTCTTGGCTTTCTTGCTCCATGGGTTGCCGGGGCAGCAATGGCATTCAGCTCCGTATCTGTTGTTTCTAATTCTTTACGACTTAAACGCGTAAAGGTGGATTAA
- a CDS encoding RQC-minor-2 family DNA-binding protein — MAVTGNLSNPEVISVMGMREEVLNPGGLYPSLLFWPVEKKNESSKIRSLSSKEEKALLSRLQEVVFHELSKLSKTDLNQLALFLGTDKPCIPVPLVQQKKLHVKLLKADTLLFKKASVQTDQSENTPLFYNKEWVRLSADQLKKHVQSVVDDYLFNARISLQDKGYWLSRIEKAYENNPFIQLAYSKNDIVDAVEIMNKSSLLAILKYPEDISYWRERVKIVLRPYRTIPKEWRWDLCSHEKKLFPQADSRSIECTCEDCGFSVIYDINEDVLWLPQEVNLFQATKRIATIERQFNNIASQNGAVTKNIECLKDLSRDLTDYHERIETILELQRKLPGTDNVPDHPVVSLYKAMQEIELPEESHDSMLIWMSRVSIPDISILREINRWQKLMKRNLSEELNEVQTGLTQMIKDNQPRPDDTILQIKNYKITRLQLDKINRFIKKEEHKVPVHILVKLLKGEATNKIRGLQYHEEELFGILEHWPEKYITKAIIQLNKQNVIIKEKN, encoded by the coding sequence ATGGCAGTGACAGGGAACTTGTCTAATCCGGAGGTGATCAGTGTCATGGGCATGAGAGAGGAAGTATTAAATCCTGGAGGTCTTTATCCATCTCTGCTGTTTTGGCCGGTAGAGAAGAAGAATGAGTCTTCGAAAATTCGATCACTAAGCTCAAAAGAAGAGAAGGCACTCCTGTCTCGTCTGCAAGAAGTAGTATTTCATGAACTTTCGAAACTATCGAAAACTGATCTTAATCAGTTAGCATTGTTTCTGGGGACCGATAAGCCATGTATACCCGTTCCACTGGTTCAACAAAAGAAACTTCATGTGAAGTTGTTAAAAGCAGATACATTATTATTTAAAAAGGCATCAGTGCAAACGGATCAATCAGAAAATACACCGTTGTTTTATAACAAAGAATGGGTCCGTCTTTCAGCTGATCAACTTAAGAAGCATGTGCAATCAGTTGTAGATGATTATCTGTTTAATGCAAGAATCTCTTTACAAGACAAGGGATATTGGCTCTCAAGAATTGAAAAAGCGTATGAAAATAACCCGTTCATTCAGTTAGCTTATTCCAAAAACGATATTGTCGATGCAGTAGAAATCATGAATAAATCTTCTCTGTTAGCTATTCTGAAATATCCAGAAGACATTTCATATTGGCGGGAACGTGTCAAAATCGTCTTGCGTCCTTATCGGACGATTCCGAAAGAATGGCGATGGGATTTGTGTTCGCATGAAAAGAAATTGTTCCCTCAAGCTGATTCAAGATCGATTGAATGCACTTGTGAGGACTGTGGGTTTTCAGTGATCTATGATATTAATGAAGATGTCCTGTGGTTACCTCAAGAAGTGAATTTATTCCAAGCTACAAAAAGAATTGCGACAATTGAGCGACAATTCAATAACATTGCATCTCAAAATGGTGCCGTAACGAAAAACATTGAATGTTTGAAGGATTTGAGTCGGGATTTAACAGATTATCATGAGCGCATTGAAACGATTCTGGAATTGCAAAGAAAACTTCCTGGCACAGATAATGTTCCTGACCATCCAGTCGTCTCATTATATAAAGCGATGCAGGAAATAGAACTGCCTGAGGAATCGCATGATTCCATGCTTATTTGGATGTCCAGGGTCAGTATACCCGATATATCTATTTTAAGAGAAATAAATCGATGGCAAAAACTGATGAAGAGAAATCTTTCTGAAGAACTCAACGAAGTACAAACTGGTTTAACTCAAATGATAAAGGACAATCAACCACGTCCAGACGATACCATTCTACAGATCAAGAATTATAAAATAACCAGATTGCAGTTAGATAAGATTAACCGGTTCATAAAAAAAGAAGAACATAAAGTTCCTGTTCATATTCTTGTTAAGCTTTTGAAAGGTGAGGCCACAAACAAAATTCGGGGTTTGCAATATCATGAAGAGGAACTATTCGGTATATTGGAACACTGGCCAGAAAAATATATTACAAAAGCAATCATTCAGTTGAACAAACAAAACGTCATTATTAAAGAAAAGAATTAG
- the copZ gene encoding copper chaperone CopZ gives MKTDIIEVDGMTCGHCKSSVEGALTSLNGVSKAEVNLDAKNVTVEYDENMVEVSKMKTEIEDQGFDPK, from the coding sequence ATGAAAACGGATATTATTGAAGTGGATGGTATGACGTGTGGACATTGCAAATCATCAGTAGAAGGGGCATTGACTTCCTTGAACGGTGTTTCGAAAGCGGAAGTGAATCTTGACGCAAAGAATGTCACTGTGGAGTATGATGAGAACATGGTAGAAGTGTCCAAAATGAAAACGGAAATTGAAGATCAGGGCTTTGATCCTAAATAA
- the lexA gene encoding transcriptional repressor LexA: MKKLSARQQSILDFIRSQVQAKGYPPSVREIGEAVGLASSSTVHGHLSRLEKKGFIRRDPTKPRAIELIQKDRNGDQIISTQSISIPVIGKVTAGSPITAIENVEEYLPMPASFVQDEEAFILEISGDSMIEAGIFNGDYVVVHPQSTANNGDIVVAMTEEDEATVKRFFKEKDHFRLQPENASLQPIILDSVQILGKIIGVFRSFH; the protein is encoded by the coding sequence ATGAAAAAATTGTCTGCACGACAGCAATCCATACTTGATTTTATTCGCAGTCAAGTACAGGCAAAAGGCTATCCCCCGTCTGTAAGAGAAATTGGAGAGGCTGTTGGACTAGCGTCCAGTTCTACCGTTCACGGTCACCTTTCAAGATTAGAGAAAAAAGGTTTTATTCGCCGGGATCCAACGAAACCAAGAGCCATCGAACTGATCCAAAAGGATCGAAATGGAGATCAAATCATCTCAACGCAGTCCATCAGTATTCCCGTGATTGGTAAAGTCACTGCCGGTTCGCCGATTACTGCGATCGAAAATGTTGAGGAATATCTTCCAATGCCCGCCAGTTTCGTACAGGATGAAGAAGCCTTTATTTTGGAGATTTCAGGTGACTCCATGATTGAAGCCGGTATCTTTAACGGTGATTATGTGGTCGTACATCCGCAATCAACTGCAAACAATGGTGATATAGTTGTCGCTATGACAGAGGAAGACGAAGCTACAGTCAAACGATTCTTCAAAGAAAAAGATCATTTCCGGCTTCAGCCAGAGAATGCGAGTCTTCAGCCAATCATTCTCGATAGTGTCCAGATTTTGGGCAAGATCATTGGCGTATTCCGCTCATTCCATTGA
- a CDS encoding YneF family protein, with protein MWINILIGVIALLAGIAIGFFIARQYMMSYMKKNPPINEKMLRVMMMQMGQNPSQKKINQMMKAMQNQQDK; from the coding sequence ATGTGGATTAATATATTAATCGGTGTCATCGCACTTCTTGCGGGGATTGCCATAGGCTTTTTCATTGCAAGACAGTACATGATGAGTTACATGAAAAAGAATCCGCCAATCAACGAAAAGATGCTTCGTGTGATGATGATGCAAATGGGTCAGAATCCATCACAAAAGAAGATCAACCAAATGATGAAGGCGATGCAGAATCAACAGGATAAGTAA
- a CDS encoding TlpA family protein disulfide reductase: protein MIHLKRVMFIMMAIAAVFFLWLGNEQNRFESGNYTAAVYPQPGHIAPVFQAETFTGDTFSYSDNEGVPAVIYFWTSWCPYCKASSEAMEEAHQAFGEEVQFIGVNATASDQEADAQSFIEEHSLTFVNVLDDGGGIAGSYYVPPVPTTVFINADGVIEHRKTGGITANEIRTQVRLLQEGL from the coding sequence ATGATCCATTTGAAACGTGTGATGTTTATCATGATGGCGATCGCAGCCGTTTTCTTTCTTTGGTTGGGTAATGAACAAAACCGGTTCGAAAGCGGGAATTATACAGCTGCTGTTTATCCACAGCCAGGTCATATTGCTCCTGTTTTTCAGGCGGAAACATTCACAGGTGATACGTTTTCCTATAGTGACAACGAGGGAGTACCTGCAGTGATCTATTTCTGGACGTCCTGGTGTCCCTATTGCAAAGCGTCCTCAGAGGCCATGGAAGAAGCTCACCAAGCTTTTGGAGAAGAAGTCCAGTTCATCGGTGTCAATGCTACAGCTTCAGACCAGGAAGCCGATGCCCAGTCATTTATCGAGGAACATAGTTTGACATTTGTAAATGTATTGGATGATGGTGGAGGTATTGCAGGCAGTTACTATGTCCCCCCTGTACCAACAACGGTATTTATTAACGCGGATGGTGTCATTGAGCACCGGAAAACCGGTGGAATCACTGCTAATGAAATAAGAACTCAAGTGCGATTGTTACAGGAAGGATTGTAA
- a CDS encoding YneB family resolvase-like protein gives MNGLIYARVSTEKDKQTSSLTRQVKELTAAAESWGITVENCIEEQASGYDVEREGIFRMMDMVESGNVDCLLVQDDTRLGRGNAKMALIHYLFKHGTEIFSLNHNGQLELSETESMVLEIVAIVEEYQRKLHNAKIGRGMKNAIASGFKPEVNFQGRFNGGRTRKEVPVEEIVNLKERGMTFHEVAATLRGLGHDISKATAHRRYREHINQPGE, from the coding sequence ATGAATGGTTTGATATATGCAAGAGTCAGTACGGAAAAGGATAAACAGACATCATCCCTTACGCGGCAGGTTAAGGAATTAACGGCAGCAGCTGAAAGTTGGGGAATCACCGTCGAAAATTGCATAGAAGAACAGGCGAGTGGCTATGATGTGGAACGGGAAGGCATTTTCAGGATGATGGATATGGTGGAGTCTGGGAATGTGGACTGTCTGCTTGTTCAAGACGATACGCGCCTGGGACGGGGAAACGCTAAAATGGCATTGATTCATTATTTATTTAAACATGGAACGGAAATATTCTCCTTGAATCATAACGGACAACTGGAACTTTCAGAGACTGAATCTATGGTTCTTGAAATTGTTGCTATCGTGGAAGAATACCAGCGAAAGCTTCACAATGCCAAAATTGGCAGAGGTATGAAAAATGCGATTGCTTCAGGGTTTAAACCAGAAGTTAATTTTCAGGGGCGGTTTAACGGAGGGCGAACGAGAAAGGAAGTACCGGTAGAAGAAATCGTGAACCTGAAAGAGAGAGGAATGACTTTTCACGAAGTTGCTGCGACATTAAGAGGTCTTGGCCACGATATTTCCAAAGCGACAGCGCACAGACGGTACCGGGAACATATTAATCAACCAGGTGAGTAA
- the yneA gene encoding cell division suppressor protein YneA, with protein sequence MKRMESIMIMVMVFAAMFYVWQTFEEAKHVPEYKGPVQQVVVSEGDSIWKIAEQSNGSSPLTLEESVEWMLHHNHIEDATVMPGQAIQVPAGGTGVAME encoded by the coding sequence ATGAAACGGATGGAAAGTATAATGATTATGGTGATGGTATTTGCTGCTATGTTTTACGTATGGCAGACATTCGAAGAGGCGAAACATGTACCAGAATATAAAGGTCCGGTCCAACAGGTCGTCGTTTCTGAGGGTGATAGCATCTGGAAAATTGCGGAGCAGTCTAACGGTTCCTCCCCCCTCACGTTGGAAGAATCCGTTGAATGGATGTTGCATCATAATCATATCGAAGATGCAACCGTTATGCCGGGGCAGGCTATACAGGTTCCTGCAGGTGGAACAGGAGTTGCAATGGAATGA
- the mnmH gene encoding tRNA 2-selenouridine(34) synthase MnmH, whose protein sequence is MHQHQSYMKYYYDELDLSKQVLVDVRSPAEFAEFHHPDSISIPLFSNEERERVGTIYKQIGQEKAKEEGVKILSGKLTTLYNEFQSILDTYPDRELILSCARGGMRSGILVSFLKSLQFPAGQLEGGVRSIRKYVQSELKRLSEVSWQTIVLGGHTGTGKTKWLLELQEQGYPVLDLEGLAAHRGSVFGHIGKDPSTQKQFEWNLVWDLQKLEKDKMLILEAESKRIGRITLPEFIMNAKDNGHVIEMYDDLKRRVANIMEDYQPDSFSERIAEAYKVIRKRLDDGHRLQADADIEKQEYESLFAILLEHYYDPRYRFSQGNSAKGKHYQFLNIQHTSEHLITDQIKQVIDQWWERQPMTHK, encoded by the coding sequence ATGCACCAGCATCAGTCTTATATGAAATATTATTACGACGAATTGGATTTGTCTAAACAGGTCCTGGTGGATGTTCGTTCGCCGGCTGAGTTTGCAGAATTTCATCATCCTGACAGTATTTCGATCCCGCTTTTTTCAAATGAAGAGCGGGAACGGGTGGGAACGATTTACAAGCAAATCGGTCAAGAAAAAGCAAAAGAAGAAGGGGTAAAGATCCTTTCTGGTAAATTGACAACACTATATAATGAATTTCAAAGTATTCTTGATACCTACCCTGATCGGGAGTTGATTCTCTCCTGCGCAAGGGGGGGGATGCGCAGTGGGATACTTGTGTCGTTTTTAAAATCACTTCAGTTTCCTGCAGGACAACTGGAAGGCGGCGTTCGTTCTATCCGGAAATATGTGCAGAGTGAATTGAAGAGATTATCAGAAGTATCCTGGCAAACCATTGTTCTCGGTGGTCATACGGGCACCGGGAAGACAAAATGGCTGCTTGAACTACAGGAACAGGGCTATCCGGTGCTGGATCTGGAAGGCTTGGCTGCTCATAGAGGCTCTGTTTTCGGTCACATTGGTAAAGATCCCTCTACGCAAAAGCAATTTGAATGGAATTTGGTTTGGGATCTTCAAAAATTGGAAAAAGATAAAATGCTGATTTTAGAAGCAGAGAGTAAGCGCATCGGGCGAATTACATTACCGGAATTTATTATGAATGCAAAAGATAACGGCCATGTCATCGAAATGTATGATGATCTGAAACGACGTGTTGCAAACATAATGGAAGACTATCAACCTGATTCGTTCAGCGAGAGAATTGCAGAAGCATATAAAGTTATTCGAAAACGGCTGGATGATGGTCATAGACTACAAGCAGATGCTGATATAGAAAAACAGGAATATGAATCTCTCTTTGCAATTCTGCTGGAACATTACTATGATCCGAGATATCGTTTCAGTCAAGGGAACTCTGCTAAAGGGAAACATTATCAATTCTTGAACATACAACATACATCTGAACATCTGATCACTGATCAAATCAAACAGGTTATTGATCAATGGTGGGAACGGCAGCCGATGACTCACAAATAG
- a CDS encoding DUF896 domain-containing protein produces the protein MLTKDKLNRINELARKSKAEGLSVKEQKEQKSLRAEYLQNVRKSFKNQLKSTKIVDEEGTDVTPQKLKDEKERAKKGFH, from the coding sequence ATGTTAACAAAAGATAAACTAAACCGGATCAATGAGCTTGCCCGTAAATCAAAAGCTGAAGGCTTGTCTGTTAAAGAACAGAAAGAACAGAAAAGTCTAAGAGCTGAATATTTGCAAAATGTTCGTAAATCATTCAAAAACCAATTGAAATCCACAAAAATTGTGGATGAAGAAGGAACAGATGTTACTCCTCAAAAATTAAAAGATGAGAAAGAACGTGCAAAAAAAGGTTTTCATTAA
- a CDS encoding metal-sensing transcriptional repressor, which translates to MSVDDKLTIPLQSGKIPVKMRTEDEKKLLIQRLKRVEGQVRGIQKMVDEDRYCVDILVQISAINAALKRAGFQILEDHTKGCVSQAVEDGNGEASIEELMKVFEQFTKS; encoded by the coding sequence ATGTCAGTGGATGACAAATTGACGATCCCTTTACAGTCGGGAAAAATACCGGTGAAGATGCGGACAGAAGATGAAAAGAAACTCCTGATACAGCGGTTGAAACGCGTTGAAGGACAAGTTAGAGGCATACAGAAGATGGTTGATGAGGACCGTTATTGTGTTGATATTCTTGTACAGATTTCAGCGATCAATGCTGCATTGAAACGTGCGGGATTTCAGATCCTTGAAGATCACACAAAAGGATGTGTCAGTCAGGCAGTTGAAGACGGCAACGGGGAAGCGAGTATTGAAGAACTGATGAAAGTGTTCGAACAATTTACGAAATCGTAG
- the tkt gene encoding transketolase encodes MTAQIHEQAINTIRTLSIDAIEKANSGHPGLPMGAAPMAYKVFADFMNHNPKNPDWFNRDRFVLSAGHGSMLLYSLLHLHGYDLSLDELKNFRQWGSKTPGHPEYGHTPGVEATTGPLGQGIAMSVGMAMAEQHLAGKYNTDDFNIVDHNTYVLCGDGDLMEGVSAEAASLAGHLKLGKLVLLYDSNDISLDGDLHQSFSEDVMKRFDAYGWQTLLVEDGNDLDTIDKALKTAQQDDRPTLIEVKTVIGYGSPNKGGKNAAHGAPLGEDEVKLAKEAYKWTYDELFHIPEEVKDHYEQFKKQGEEAEAAWNKQFEAYKAAHPQLGAELENAITGKLPEGWDQDLPVYEEGSSAATRATGGEVLNALAEKVPALFGGSADLASSNKTMLKGEEDFSRHTHSGRNIWFGVREFAMAAAANGMALHGGVRPYAATFFVFSDYLRPALRLSALMGNPVTYVFTHDSIAVGEDGPTHEPVEQLPAIRAIPNLSVIRPADGNETQAAWRLAMEATDQPTALVLTRQNLPALKGTDQKAYQGVKKGAYVVSEANGNPDGLLLATGSEVSLAVEAQQQLEKEGIHTAVVSMPSWDRFDAQSDEYKEEVLPFAIKKRLAIEVANPLGWERYTTSDGSVLGIDGYGASAPGGEIMEKYGFNVENVVARFKQLLNK; translated from the coding sequence ATGACAGCGCAAATCCATGAACAAGCGATTAACACCATCCGTACACTTTCCATTGACGCGATTGAAAAGGCAAATTCGGGACACCCGGGATTACCTATGGGTGCTGCACCTATGGCTTATAAAGTCTTTGCAGATTTTATGAACCATAACCCGAAAAATCCGGACTGGTTTAACCGGGACCGGTTTGTATTATCTGCAGGTCATGGCTCTATGCTTTTATACAGCCTGTTGCATCTGCACGGGTATGATCTCTCACTGGATGAGTTGAAGAATTTCCGCCAGTGGGGAAGTAAAACCCCTGGACATCCAGAGTATGGTCACACGCCAGGTGTGGAAGCAACGACCGGCCCCCTTGGCCAGGGTATTGCTATGTCAGTTGGTATGGCAATGGCAGAGCAGCATCTTGCAGGAAAGTATAATACAGATGATTTCAATATTGTTGATCATAATACGTATGTACTATGCGGTGATGGAGATTTGATGGAGGGTGTGTCTGCCGAGGCGGCATCATTGGCCGGTCACTTAAAACTTGGGAAATTGGTTCTGCTCTATGATTCCAACGATATCTCCCTCGATGGGGACCTGCATCAATCATTTTCTGAAGATGTGATGAAGCGATTTGATGCATATGGCTGGCAAACGCTTCTAGTGGAAGACGGGAATGATCTTGATACCATTGATAAAGCTTTGAAAACTGCACAGCAGGATGACCGACCGACTCTGATCGAAGTTAAAACCGTTATTGGCTATGGTTCACCAAACAAAGGCGGTAAAAATGCAGCTCACGGGGCACCTCTCGGAGAGGATGAAGTGAAACTGGCAAAAGAAGCATATAAGTGGACGTACGATGAATTGTTCCATATTCCAGAGGAAGTCAAAGATCATTATGAACAATTTAAGAAACAAGGGGAAGAAGCAGAAGCTGCCTGGAATAAGCAGTTCGAAGCTTATAAAGCTGCGCATCCTCAATTAGGTGCCGAATTGGAAAATGCCATCACTGGCAAATTGCCTGAAGGTTGGGATCAGGATCTTCCTGTTTATGAAGAGGGATCGAGTGCAGCCACCCGAGCTACAGGCGGAGAAGTATTGAATGCTCTCGCAGAAAAAGTTCCTGCACTATTTGGAGGCTCTGCGGATTTGGCTTCATCCAACAAAACGATGCTCAAAGGTGAAGAAGATTTCTCCCGTCATACACACAGTGGCCGTAATATCTGGTTTGGTGTAAGGGAGTTTGCCATGGCAGCGGCTGCTAACGGTATGGCATTGCATGGTGGTGTTCGTCCTTATGCGGCTACGTTCTTTGTCTTCTCGGATTACTTAAGACCTGCCTTACGGTTATCAGCATTAATGGGTAATCCCGTTACTTATGTTTTTACGCACGACAGCATTGCAGTTGGCGAAGATGGTCCAACACACGAACCGGTTGAACAACTCCCGGCTATACGTGCCATTCCAAACCTCTCTGTCATCCGGCCTGCTGATGGAAATGAAACACAGGCAGCTTGGCGTCTTGCTATGGAAGCAACGGACCAGCCTACAGCGCTTGTTTTGACTCGTCAGAATCTCCCTGCTTTGAAAGGTACAGATCAGAAAGCCTATCAAGGAGTTAAAAAAGGCGCTTATGTCGTTTCAGAAGCAAATGGGAATCCGGATGGTTTACTTCTCGCGACAGGTTCTGAAGTATCCTTGGCAGTAGAAGCACAGCAGCAACTTGAAAAAGAGGGTATTCATACAGCTGTTGTCAGTATGCCAAGCTGGGATCGTTTCGATGCTCAGTCAGACGAATACAAAGAAGAAGTGCTTCCTTTTGCCATCAAAAAACGTTTGGCAATTGAAGTTGCCAATCCACTTGGGTGGGAGCGTTATACGACATCTGACGGCTCCGTTCTTGGCATCGATGGCTATGGAGCTTCGGCACCAGGTGGAGAAATAATGGAAAAGTACGGATTTAATGTTGAGAATGTTGTGGCACGTTTCAAGCAGCTTTTGAATAAGTAA